In Sporosarcina psychrophila, a genomic segment contains:
- a CDS encoding GNAT family N-acetyltransferase: MIHIIKAKPNHVEGISKVCSDGYWATYSETHSEMYIKGIIKEFYNHERILKEVLETSKEWGGYFVALEGNEVIGAGGGGMIEDTSGEVFVLYLNPARRNEGIGTMILDAITKQQKEEFNATEQWVSVAKGNQKGIPFYEAKGFTFNHERDGHGIVDRERYIILRYCRKI, from the coding sequence ATGATACATATTATAAAAGCCAAACCTAATCACGTTGAGGGAATATCAAAAGTTTGTAGTGATGGTTATTGGGCAACATACAGCGAAACACATTCTGAAATGTACATCAAAGGAATAATTAAAGAGTTTTATAATCACGAAAGAATACTAAAAGAGGTTTTAGAAACCAGCAAGGAATGGGGAGGATATTTTGTTGCATTAGAAGGGAACGAAGTGATTGGGGCTGGTGGAGGGGGTATGATTGAGGATACCTCTGGAGAAGTTTTTGTTTTGTATCTAAATCCTGCTAGACGTAACGAAGGTATTGGCACAATGATATTAGATGCTATTACCAAACAACAAAAGGAAGAGTTTAATGCAACGGAACAATGGGTTTCCGTTGCGAAAGGAAATCAAAAAGGAATTCCTTTCTATGAAGCAAAAGGATTTACTTTTAATCATGAACGTGATGGACATGGAATTGTTGATAGAGAAAGATATATTATATTAAGATATTGCCGTAAGATTTAA